In Flavobacterium sp. N1736, the following are encoded in one genomic region:
- a CDS encoding glycosyl hydrolase 115 family protein, with protein MYLKIKISYLILSLFLLGLSTKSYAINGEKYIVNKASAENFPLASKGKIASILISENDFAGVLRVAGHLENDLFKVTNLHPKRINKISEATDYVVIIGTLGKSEIIDQFVKEGKIDANQLQGKWEKFITQIVDNPAKGIKKALVIAGSDKRGTIYGMYDLSNQIGISPWYFWADVPVQKQAELHVLPGIHSNGEPKVKYRGIFINDEAPALSGWAFENYGGFNAKFYDKVFELILRMKGNYLWPSMWGRMFYVDDPQNAVLADEYGIVMGTSHHEPLTRAHAEWGKSNGKWDFNTNSENLISFWKEGMKRMGNTETIVTVGMRGDGDEPMTQGTAIDLLENIVKKQREIIAETTKKPIEETPQMWALYKEVQDYYDKGMRVPDDITLLLCDDNWGNIRKLPELGAKPRKGGYGIYYHFDYVGGPRNYKWINTNQIERTWEQMDLAYQYGVDKIWIVNVGDIKPMEFPTEFFLDMAWNPEKFNAGNLDEYYTQWAKENFGNQNIEEIGEILKLYTKYNSRRKPELLDSKTYSITNYNEAENVVSDYKKLVEKANSINKKLKPEYKDAFYQLVLFPVLASANLNELYVATAKNQLYAKQGRASANDYAKEVKALFLKDSLLTNYFHTKMAKGKWNHMMAQTHIGYTSWQEPKNNVIPETKTIELPNKSEARIAIEGSEEYKVALKIDNVDESKIQGFVENNGYISIEAQNYSKARNSDSVKWTTISNLGRTGSGVTLKPSNIQPINITKNSPRLEYNVHFFSKGNVKVHAYFSPTINFTVRDGLKYGIGFDNEKSQIINFNQDNSEKNWEDSVANNIKIITSSHIIENTGNHVLKIYGIDAALVLQKIVIEAQDGKILKTYLGPPESFRKE; from the coding sequence ATGTATTTAAAAATAAAAATATCGTATTTGATTTTATCGCTTTTTCTTCTCGGATTAAGCACAAAATCCTATGCAATAAATGGAGAAAAATATATAGTAAATAAGGCTTCTGCCGAAAATTTCCCTTTGGCTTCAAAAGGAAAAATCGCTTCAATTTTAATAAGTGAAAATGATTTTGCGGGAGTTTTACGCGTTGCGGGACATTTAGAAAATGACCTTTTTAAAGTCACAAATTTACATCCGAAAAGAATAAATAAAATCTCCGAAGCCACTGATTATGTTGTAATTATTGGAACACTTGGAAAAAGCGAAATTATAGATCAATTCGTAAAAGAAGGAAAAATTGATGCGAATCAGTTACAAGGAAAATGGGAGAAATTCATTACTCAAATTGTTGATAATCCTGCAAAAGGAATTAAAAAAGCGTTGGTCATTGCCGGTTCTGATAAAAGAGGAACCATTTACGGAATGTATGATTTATCAAACCAAATAGGGATTTCTCCGTGGTATTTTTGGGCAGATGTTCCCGTTCAAAAACAAGCTGAATTACATGTTTTACCCGGAATTCATTCTAATGGTGAACCAAAAGTAAAATACAGAGGCATATTTATAAACGATGAAGCTCCGGCGTTATCGGGCTGGGCTTTTGAGAATTATGGCGGATTTAACGCAAAATTCTACGATAAAGTTTTTGAATTGATTTTGCGAATGAAAGGTAATTATTTATGGCCATCAATGTGGGGAAGAATGTTTTATGTGGATGATCCCCAAAATGCTGTTTTGGCGGATGAATACGGAATTGTGATGGGAACTTCGCATCACGAACCTTTAACGCGCGCGCATGCAGAATGGGGTAAATCAAACGGAAAATGGGATTTTAATACCAATTCTGAAAACCTGATTTCGTTTTGGAAAGAAGGAATGAAACGAATGGGAAATACCGAAACCATTGTAACTGTTGGAATGCGCGGCGATGGCGACGAACCAATGACGCAGGGAACGGCGATTGATTTACTGGAAAACATTGTAAAAAAGCAAAGAGAAATCATTGCAGAAACAACCAAAAAACCAATTGAAGAAACGCCGCAAATGTGGGCACTTTACAAAGAAGTTCAGGATTATTATGATAAAGGAATGCGTGTTCCTGATGATATTACACTTTTATTATGCGATGATAATTGGGGCAATATCAGGAAATTGCCGGAACTCGGCGCGAAGCCCAGAAAGGGCGGTTACGGCATTTATTACCATTTTGATTATGTTGGCGGACCTCGAAATTATAAATGGATTAACACCAACCAAATCGAAAGAACCTGGGAACAAATGGATTTGGCGTATCAATATGGCGTTGACAAAATTTGGATTGTAAATGTGGGTGACATAAAACCAATGGAATTTCCAACTGAGTTTTTTCTTGACATGGCGTGGAATCCTGAAAAATTCAATGCCGGAAATTTAGACGAATATTATACACAATGGGCAAAGGAAAATTTTGGAAATCAAAACATTGAAGAAATTGGCGAAATTTTAAAATTATACACCAAATACAATTCAAGAAGAAAACCCGAATTATTAGATTCTAAAACCTACAGCATTACCAATTATAACGAAGCTGAAAATGTTGTAAGTGATTATAAAAAACTGGTTGAAAAAGCCAATTCTATTAATAAAAAACTGAAACCGGAATACAAAGATGCTTTTTATCAATTGGTTTTATTTCCGGTTTTGGCAAGTGCAAACTTAAATGAATTGTATGTGGCAACGGCAAAAAATCAGTTGTATGCAAAACAGGGAAGAGCTTCTGCAAATGATTATGCAAAAGAAGTAAAAGCGTTATTTCTGAAAGACAGTTTGCTGACAAATTATTTCCATACAAAAATGGCAAAAGGCAAATGGAATCATATGATGGCGCAAACACACATTGGTTATACATCTTGGCAGGAACCAAAAAACAATGTAATTCCGGAAACGAAAACGATCGAATTACCCAATAAATCAGAAGCCAGAATTGCTATTGAAGGCTCTGAAGAGTATAAAGTGGCATTAAAAATAGATAATGTTGATGAGAGTAAAATTCAGGGATTTGTTGAAAATAACGGTTATATTTCTATCGAAGCTCAAAATTATTCCAAAGCAAGAAACTCTGATTCAGTAAAATGGACAACGATTTCGAATTTAGGACGAACAGGATCGGGAGTAACATTAAAACCATCAAACATTCAGCCCATTAACATTACTAAAAATTCACCAAGATTAGAATATAACGTTCATTTTTTTAGTAAGGGAAATGTAAAAGTTCATGCTTATTTTTCGCCAACGATTAATTTCACTGTTCGTGACGGCTTAAAATACGGTATTGGTTTTGATAACGAAAAGTCTCAAATAATCAATTTCAATCAGGATAATTCAGAGAAAAACTGGGAAGATTCAGTTGCTAATAATATCAAAATTATAACTTCTTCGCACATTATCGAAAATACAGGAAATCATGTTCTTAAAATTTACGGAATTGATGCTGCTTTGGTGCTTCAAAAAATTGTAATTGAAGCGCAAGACGGTAAAATATTAAAAACTTATTTAGGTCCGCCGGAGAGTTTTAGAAAAGAATAA
- the uxuA gene encoding mannonate dehydratase, translating to MQQTMRWFGPNDTVSLIDIKQAGATAIVTALHQIPVGEIWTITDIKERQEIIRNYGLEWTVVESLPVHEEIKRASGNYLQYIENYKISIKNLADCGIKIITYNFMPILDWVRTNHNFINEDGSKALLYNQEAFTYFDVFLLKRPNAENDYSEAEKENALRFGSKLNEDEKALLFKNVLLGLPGSKINFTAEQILSLLDNYANIDNEKLRENLICFLSEVAPVAEKNDVKLAIHPDDPPFSVLGLPRIVSTENDIKAIFDAVPFNSNGLCYCTGSLGANPENNLERIIDDFGERIHFLHLRNTFRESETIFRESEHLNGDTKMEVIVEKLLLLMNKRKVSLPMRPDHGFLHAVDEKTETYPGYSLVGRLKGLAELRGLEMGIAYKLSQ from the coding sequence ATGCAGCAAACCATGCGTTGGTTCGGACCAAATGATACTGTAAGTCTGATCGATATAAAACAAGCCGGCGCAACCGCAATTGTAACCGCTTTGCATCAAATTCCTGTTGGAGAAATCTGGACAATTACAGACATAAAAGAAAGACAGGAAATTATTCGAAATTACGGTTTGGAATGGACGGTCGTAGAAAGTTTGCCCGTTCATGAAGAAATAAAAAGAGCTTCGGGAAACTATTTGCAATACATTGAAAACTATAAAATCAGCATTAAAAACCTTGCTGATTGTGGTATTAAAATCATCACGTATAATTTTATGCCCATTTTGGATTGGGTTCGAACCAATCATAATTTTATTAATGAAGACGGAAGTAAAGCTTTATTATACAATCAGGAAGCGTTTACTTATTTTGATGTTTTCCTGCTAAAACGACCAAATGCAGAAAACGATTATTCTGAAGCAGAAAAAGAAAATGCTTTGCGATTTGGCAGCAAACTAAATGAAGATGAAAAAGCCTTACTATTTAAAAATGTTCTTTTAGGATTACCGGGAAGTAAAATCAATTTTACGGCAGAACAAATTCTTTCATTATTAGATAATTACGCCAATATTGATAATGAAAAATTAAGAGAAAACCTGATTTGTTTTTTATCAGAAGTCGCTCCGGTTGCTGAAAAAAATGATGTGAAATTAGCGATTCATCCTGACGATCCGCCGTTTTCGGTTTTAGGATTGCCCAGAATTGTTTCGACAGAAAATGATATCAAAGCGATTTTTGATGCCGTGCCTTTCAACTCAAACGGATTGTGTTATTGCACAGGTTCTTTGGGTGCAAATCCTGAAAATAATCTGGAACGAATTATTGATGATTTCGGAGAAAGAATTCACTTTTTACACCTTAGAAATACTTTCCGCGAAAGCGAAACTATTTTCAGAGAATCAGAACATTTAAACGGCGACACAAAAATGGAAGTTATTGTAGAAAAATTACTGTTGTTAATGAATAAAAGAAAAGTGAGTTTGCCAATGCGTCCGGATCATGGTTTTTTGCATGCCGTTGATGAAAAAACAGAAACATATCCGGGTTATTCTTTAGTGGGAAGATTAAAAGGTCTTGCAGAATTAAGAGGTTTGGAAATGGGAATTGCTTATAAATTGAGTCAGTAA
- a CDS encoding SDR family NAD(P)-dependent oxidoreductase, producing MSTKTAIVTGGNSGLGFATAKKLCDNGIKTYIIGRSKEKTEDACKEIGPNAIPVLYDLNDIAGIPAMIENIVKNNPIDILVNNAGINLKKEFADVTDEDFLSVIHTNLLSVFAVSREVVKNMKTNAGGSIVNISSMASQYGIPKVIAYSASKGAIESMTRAMATELAPFGIRVNCIAPGFIKTKMSSAALDNDPERKNKVLGRTPMGFLGEPSDIADAVYYFALNESKYTTGTVLPVDGGNSIGF from the coding sequence ATGAGCACAAAAACAGCAATTGTAACCGGAGGAAATTCGGGATTAGGTTTTGCAACAGCAAAAAAACTATGCGATAACGGCATCAAAACCTATATAATTGGAAGATCAAAAGAAAAAACAGAAGACGCCTGCAAAGAAATTGGACCAAATGCAATTCCGGTTTTATATGACCTGAATGATATTGCAGGAATTCCCGCAATGATTGAAAATATTGTAAAAAATAATCCAATCGATATTTTAGTCAACAATGCCGGAATCAATCTAAAAAAAGAGTTTGCAGACGTAACCGATGAAGATTTTTTATCTGTAATTCATACCAATCTTTTAAGCGTTTTTGCCGTGAGCAGAGAAGTTGTTAAAAACATGAAAACAAATGCCGGCGGAAGTATTGTAAACATCAGTTCGATGGCATCGCAATACGGAATCCCAAAAGTAATTGCCTATTCAGCAAGTAAAGGCGCGATCGAATCAATGACCAGAGCCATGGCGACAGAATTGGCGCCGTTTGGCATTCGTGTAAACTGTATTGCGCCCGGATTTATTAAAACAAAAATGTCGTCTGCGGCACTTGATAATGATCCTGAACGAAAAAATAAAGTCTTAGGAAGAACACCAATGGGCTTTTTAGGCGAACCATCAGACATTGCAGATGCTGTTTATTATTTCGCTTTAAACGAATCGAAATATACAACCGGAACCGTTTTACCCGTTGATGGCGGAAATAGTATTGGGTTTTAA
- a CDS encoding alpha-glucuronidase family glycosyl hydrolase → MSFLRLVISFCFISFSASAQKDYKLWLQYEKKINAKLVTNYLQDIQGIVAFGNSETLKIGLNELDLGLNNMLGNKISMKSKLEGDKNIIIGSKESLSLEIQKEIGNIDQINDEGFIIKSILIKNKKQIVITGKKDIGVLYGIYSFLRLVQSDKSIKNLNIADAPKTNIRILNHWDNLDRTVERGYAGFSLWNWQKLPDFIDQRYIDYARANASIGINGTVLTNVNANALILTPQYLEKVEALANVFRPYGIKVYLTARFSAPIEIGGLKTADPKDAEVMNWWKNKAAEIYKRIPDFGGFLVKANSEGQPGPQNYGRDHVDGANMLADAVAPFGGVIMWRAFVYSEHDANDRAKQAYAEFVPYDGKFKENVIVQVKNGAIDFQPREPFHPMFGAMPKTPLMIEFQITQEYLGFSTHLVFLPKLFQEVLASDTYQKGEGTTVAKVIDGTLNKTKLTGIAGVSNIGNDLNWTGHPFAQANWYGFGRLAWNPYLDAETIADEWLRCTFSNNENFVKPVAAMMIESREAVVNYMTPLGLHHIMDTGHHYGPGPWVSNLSRPEWNPVYYHKADKNGIGFDRSKTGTNATAQYAPEIEKTFDNLETCPENELLWFHHVSWDYKLKNGQTLWNGLALKYQEGVNQVAAMQNIWNKTHKYVDDERFKEVQMLLEIQYKEAKWWRDACLLYFQQYSEKELPLGVEKSTQSLDYFKSLKFPFAPGN, encoded by the coding sequence ATGTCTTTTTTAAGGCTGGTAATCTCGTTTTGTTTTATTTCATTTTCTGCTTCAGCTCAAAAAGATTATAAATTATGGCTTCAATATGAGAAGAAAATAAACGCGAAATTGGTAACAAATTACCTTCAGGATATTCAGGGAATAGTGGCTTTTGGAAATTCAGAAACTTTAAAAATTGGTTTAAATGAATTAGACTTAGGTTTAAATAATATGCTTGGGAATAAAATCTCAATGAAGTCAAAATTAGAAGGAGATAAGAATATCATAATTGGCTCAAAAGAATCGCTGAGTTTAGAAATTCAAAAGGAAATTGGAAATATTGATCAGATAAACGATGAAGGTTTTATTATTAAATCTATTTTGATAAAAAATAAAAAACAAATTGTCATTACAGGAAAAAAAGATATTGGTGTTTTATACGGAATTTATAGTTTTTTGAGATTGGTTCAAAGTGATAAATCCATCAAAAATCTAAATATTGCTGATGCTCCAAAAACAAATATCAGAATCTTAAATCATTGGGATAATTTAGACCGAACTGTCGAACGTGGTTACGCCGGATTTTCGTTATGGAATTGGCAAAAACTGCCGGATTTTATCGATCAGCGTTATATCGATTATGCCCGCGCCAATGCATCAATTGGAATTAACGGAACAGTTTTAACGAATGTAAATGCAAATGCCCTAATCCTGACGCCGCAATATTTAGAAAAAGTCGAAGCTCTGGCCAATGTTTTCAGACCGTACGGAATCAAAGTGTATTTAACCGCTCGTTTTTCGGCACCAATAGAAATTGGAGGTTTAAAAACCGCCGATCCAAAAGATGCAGAAGTCATGAATTGGTGGAAAAATAAAGCAGCAGAAATTTACAAACGAATTCCAGATTTTGGAGGATTTCTTGTAAAAGCAAATTCTGAAGGACAGCCCGGACCACAAAATTACGGCAGAGATCATGTTGATGGCGCCAATATGCTGGCCGATGCCGTTGCACCATTTGGAGGCGTAATTATGTGGCGTGCTTTTGTGTATTCAGAACACGATGCAAACGACAGGGCAAAACAGGCTTACGCCGAATTTGTGCCTTACGACGGAAAATTTAAAGAAAATGTAATCGTTCAGGTAAAAAACGGAGCGATTGATTTTCAGCCTCGCGAACCGTTTCATCCCATGTTTGGAGCAATGCCAAAAACGCCTTTAATGATAGAATTTCAAATCACACAGGAATATTTGGGTTTTAGTACACATTTGGTTTTTCTGCCCAAATTATTTCAGGAAGTTTTAGCATCAGATACCTATCAAAAAGGAGAAGGTACAACGGTTGCCAAAGTTATCGACGGTACTTTAAACAAAACAAAACTTACCGGAATTGCAGGTGTTTCGAATATAGGAAATGATTTAAACTGGACAGGACATCCTTTTGCACAGGCAAATTGGTACGGCTTTGGAAGATTGGCGTGGAATCCTTATTTAGATGCAGAAACAATTGCCGATGAATGGCTGCGATGTACATTTTCGAACAATGAAAATTTTGTGAAACCAGTGGCAGCAATGATGATTGAATCGCGAGAAGCCGTTGTTAACTATATGACGCCTTTGGGATTACATCATATTATGGATACAGGTCATCATTATGGTCCGGGTCCGTGGGTTTCAAATTTATCAAGACCGGAATGGAATCCCGTGTATTATCATAAAGCGGATAAAAACGGAATAGGTTTCGACCGATCAAAAACCGGAACAAATGCCACAGCGCAATATGCTCCGGAAATAGAAAAAACTTTTGACAATTTAGAAACCTGTCCGGAAAATGAATTATTATGGTTTCATCACGTTTCATGGGATTATAAATTAAAAAATGGGCAAACGCTTTGGAATGGTCTGGCATTGAAATATCAGGAAGGCGTAAATCAGGTTGCAGCAATGCAAAACATTTGGAATAAAACCCATAAGTATGTTGATGATGAGCGTTTTAAAGAAGTTCAGATGTTATTAGAAATTCAGTATAAAGAAGCAAAATGGTGGCGGGATGCATGTTTGCTATATTTTCAGCAATATTCAGAAAAGGAATTACCTTTAGGCGTTGAAAAATCAACACAGTCTTTAGACTATTTTAAATCATTAAAATTTCCTTTTGCACCGGGAAATTAA
- a CDS encoding LacI family DNA-binding transcriptional regulator, which produces MEENKHVTIYDIAERLNLATSTISRALKDHHTISDKTIKKVKKTAEEMGFVPNTLAAGLRGNKTKTIGVLIPTVTQPFLSSLISGIEITAQKSDYTVIIMQSHDSYHEEVNMAKSLYSNRVSGVICSLAMETQDTAHFQQFSNNNIPLVFVDRVPKDYNTFRVVIDNYSAGYKATKHLIEQGCIRIAHLTAGSEFGNLYNERKRGYIEALKDHNLPIDEDLIISLKSVTYEEGVKASNKLFDMKPIPDGLFAPGDIIAVSAVQTAKKRGIKVPEEMAVIGFNNDPISEIIDPNISTITHPAEKMGKAAAEIIIKNLKSVTDEDVKEITFLNTEVLARESSDKKKFL; this is translated from the coding sequence ATGGAAGAGAATAAACACGTAACGATCTATGATATTGCTGAGAGATTAAATCTTGCTACATCAACAATTTCAAGGGCTTTAAAGGATCATCATACAATAAGTGATAAAACGATAAAGAAAGTTAAAAAAACTGCTGAAGAAATGGGCTTTGTTCCCAATACTTTAGCCGCAGGTTTACGTGGCAATAAAACCAAAACAATTGGAGTTTTAATTCCAACCGTTACACAGCCGTTTTTGTCATCCTTAATTAGCGGGATCGAAATTACAGCCCAAAAATCAGATTATACAGTAATCATTATGCAATCTCACGATTCATACCATGAAGAAGTAAATATGGCTAAGTCATTGTATAGCAATCGTGTAAGCGGCGTTATTTGTTCATTGGCTATGGAAACTCAGGATACGGCACATTTTCAGCAATTCTCGAATAATAATATTCCGTTGGTATTTGTAGACAGGGTTCCTAAAGATTACAACACCTTTAGAGTCGTAATCGATAACTATTCAGCCGGTTATAAAGCAACAAAACACCTTATAGAACAAGGTTGTATTCGTATTGCACATTTAACTGCCGGATCAGAATTTGGAAATCTTTATAATGAAAGAAAAAGAGGCTATATCGAAGCCTTAAAAGATCATAATTTACCAATAGACGAAGATTTAATCATTAGCCTGAAATCGGTAACGTATGAAGAAGGCGTAAAAGCCAGCAATAAATTATTTGATATGAAACCAATTCCCGACGGTCTTTTTGCTCCGGGAGATATTATTGCCGTAAGCGCCGTTCAGACAGCCAAAAAAAGAGGTATAAAAGTACCCGAAGAAATGGCCGTTATAGGTTTTAATAATGACCCGATTTCTGAAATAATTGACCCAAATATATCTACCATAACGCATCCTGCAGAAAAAATGGGAAAAGCCGCCGCAGAGATTATTATAAAAAACCTGAAATCAGTTACTGATGAAGATGTTAAAGAAATAACATTTTTAAATACAGAGGTTTTGGCGCGTGAATCTTCCGATAAAAAGAAATTTTTGTAA
- a CDS encoding TonB-dependent receptor codes for MNMITIKKFLFCLLFLTSLTVIGQETGKVSGKIVLSGNTPAENITVRLKGTKYNAVTNEKGQYEIKNVKPASYTVTVKSVGVKALEENIVVSANQTTTKNFSLLESQEDLDEVVITKNKYKQDKPSLSLRLQTPVLEIPQNIQIVSGQTLKDQQITSMSDGVIRNVSGAVRLEHWGDLYTNITMRGSQIQAFRNGFNVVSSFWGPLTEDMSFVDHIEFVKGPAGFMLSSGDPSGLYNVVTKKPTGITKGEVSALVGSYDFYRVSLDLDGKLDKKGKLLYRFNGAAQKKGSHRPFEHNDRYVIAPVISYQIDDKTKLTAEYNFQYANMTEIGSYYVFGANGGGYGSLPVDFTMTQPGIPDTNIQDHSGYLMFEHNFNSKWKLTAQTSYFKYIQKGYSSWPSAVGPGDIDLDYDDVIDGSLGVNEVIRNVAIWDAESNMYLGQIFVNGKFDTGPISHKILTGVDLGSKDYLADWLQSHDLDTFDTPFNVLNPNYGAPVNGMPVFDHDTPLKDRAAIAGGIVNSEYAAVYVQDEIGFIENRLRLTLAGRFTWINQASWGDPAVSANHVSPRAGLSFSINESTAVYGLYDQAFTPQGGIINDGGSVLPLTGHNIEGGIKKDWFDGSWSTSLSAYRIIKKNETTSDPRNIPNAQQYVVVLGEKRSQGLEFDLRGKIVDGLNLIANYAFTESVVTEVNPLLAGLGIEKGDIVPGYAKHVANAWLNYTVVNGKIKGFGASVGGTFMDGRQTDTWSEGLEKLPSYFKLDGGLSYETGKIKFTANVFNILDKYLYSGSYYASTNVNAYYWQTEQPRNFRVGVTYKF; via the coding sequence ATGAATATGATAACCATTAAAAAGTTTCTGTTTTGTTTGTTGTTTCTGACATCATTAACCGTGATTGGTCAGGAAACGGGAAAAGTATCCGGAAAAATTGTATTAAGCGGAAATACTCCTGCAGAAAATATTACTGTTCGTCTTAAAGGAACAAAATATAATGCTGTTACTAATGAAAAAGGTCAATACGAAATTAAAAACGTAAAGCCCGCCAGTTATACCGTTACTGTCAAATCAGTTGGTGTAAAAGCTTTAGAAGAAAATATTGTTGTAAGCGCTAATCAAACTACAACAAAAAATTTCTCTCTTTTAGAAAGTCAGGAAGATCTTGACGAAGTTGTAATTACAAAAAACAAGTACAAACAAGACAAACCTTCGTTATCGTTAAGATTGCAGACTCCGGTGCTTGAAATTCCGCAAAATATTCAAATTGTAAGTGGTCAAACCTTAAAAGACCAGCAAATTACAAGTATGAGCGATGGTGTTATTCGCAATGTGAGTGGCGCTGTACGTTTAGAACACTGGGGAGATTTGTATACGAATATCACGATGCGCGGTTCTCAAATTCAGGCTTTTCGTAACGGTTTCAACGTAGTTTCATCCTTTTGGGGACCTCTTACGGAAGATATGAGTTTTGTAGATCATATTGAATTTGTAAAAGGACCGGCTGGTTTTATGCTTTCGAGCGGCGATCCAAGCGGACTTTATAATGTGGTTACTAAAAAACCAACCGGAATTACAAAAGGGGAAGTTTCTGCCCTAGTAGGAAGTTATGATTTTTACAGAGTTAGCCTTGATCTTGATGGAAAACTGGATAAAAAAGGAAAATTATTGTACAGATTTAACGGCGCTGCGCAAAAGAAAGGTTCTCACAGACCTTTTGAACACAATGACCGTTATGTAATTGCTCCGGTAATTTCGTATCAAATTGATGATAAAACAAAATTAACTGCCGAATATAATTTTCAATATGCTAACATGACCGAAATTGGTTCGTATTATGTATTTGGTGCAAACGGCGGCGGTTACGGTTCATTGCCTGTAGATTTTACAATGACACAACCGGGAATTCCGGATACCAATATCCAGGATCACAGCGGATATTTAATGTTCGAGCATAATTTTAACAGTAAATGGAAACTTACAGCGCAGACTTCGTACTTTAAATACATTCAAAAAGGATACAGTTCGTGGCCAAGCGCAGTAGGTCCCGGCGATATTGATTTAGATTATGATGATGTAATCGACGGAAGTCTTGGTGTAAACGAAGTAATTCGAAATGTTGCGATTTGGGATGCAGAAAGTAATATGTATTTAGGACAAATATTTGTAAACGGAAAATTTGATACGGGACCAATATCTCATAAAATTTTAACCGGCGTTGATTTAGGAAGTAAAGATTATTTGGCAGACTGGCTTCAGTCTCACGATTTAGATACATTCGATACACCGTTTAATGTGCTTAATCCAAACTATGGTGCGCCGGTAAACGGAATGCCTGTTTTTGATCATGATACGCCATTAAAAGACAGAGCTGCAATTGCTGGCGGAATTGTAAATTCTGAATATGCAGCCGTATATGTTCAGGACGAAATTGGTTTTATCGAAAACAGACTTAGACTTACTTTGGCCGGACGTTTTACATGGATAAATCAGGCTAGTTGGGGAGATCCTGCGGTATCGGCAAATCATGTTTCGCCTCGTGCAGGACTTAGTTTTTCTATCAACGAAAGTACCGCTGTTTACGGGCTGTACGATCAGGCTTTTACACCACAAGGCGGTATCATAAATGATGGCGGTTCAGTACTTCCGTTAACAGGTCATAATATCGAAGGCGGTATTAAAAAAGACTGGTTTGACGGATCCTGGAGCACTTCATTATCCGCATATCGAATTATAAAGAAAAATGAAACAACATCAGATCCAAGAAATATTCCAAATGCACAGCAATATGTAGTTGTTTTAGGAGAAAAAAGATCACAGGGTTTAGAATTTGATCTTAGAGGAAAAATAGTTGACGGATTAAATCTAATCGCCAATTATGCTTTTACAGAATCTGTTGTTACAGAAGTAAACCCTTTGCTTGCCGGATTAGGAATTGAAAAAGGCGATATTGTGCCCGGTTATGCAAAACACGTTGCAAATGCGTGGCTGAATTATACGGTTGTAAACGGAAAAATTAAAGGTTTTGGCGCTTCTGTTGGCGGAACTTTTATGGACGGCAGACAAACTGATACCTGGAGCGAAGGATTGGAAAAATTACCAAGCTACTTTAAATTAGACGGTGGATTATCATACGAAACAGGAAAAATAAAATTTACAGCAAACGTATTTAATATCCTTGATAAATATTTATACAGCGGTTCTTATTATGCTTCTACAAATGTAAATGCATACTACTGGCAAACAGAACAGCCAAGAAATTTCAGAGTTGGCGTTACGTATAAATTCTAA
- a CDS encoding ArsR/SmtB family transcription factor: MGATKTEHFTDKQNQIATIAKALGHPARIAIIEYLLKVNECICGDIVNELPLAQPTVSQHLKELKNAGLIKGNIEGNAICYCIDENTFAILKDYFSNIISVVKDQKCC, translated from the coding sequence ATGGGAGCAACTAAAACAGAACATTTTACAGATAAACAAAATCAAATTGCCACCATTGCCAAAGCATTAGGACATCCTGCAAGAATTGCCATTATTGAATATCTTTTAAAAGTAAACGAATGTATTTGCGGTGACATTGTAAATGAGTTGCCATTGGCACAACCCACTGTTTCGCAACATTTAAAGGAATTAAAAAACGCTGGTCTTATAAAAGGAAATATTGAAGGAAATGCAATTTGTTATTGCATCGACGAAAATACTTTTGCTATTTTAAAGGACTATTTTTCGAATATTATTTCAGTTGTAAAAGATCAAAAATGTTGCTAA